One genomic segment of Scomber japonicus isolate fScoJap1 chromosome 23, fScoJap1.pri, whole genome shotgun sequence includes these proteins:
- the LOC128353089 gene encoding uncharacterized protein LOC128353089 produces the protein MWEFMENSQTASVCDTIVKAPCLILSLFTSLNLCSGKFGTPITDDVSKLSLLKQNIPSDYEIPVHYIPKEVAGTCWVVLNIYPLEQSLRKLANMFGTISSNKENIIVFIAMLKSLRFTFDHEELETAMQVFQCHYQEGSLMSGLYFDYIRDVLHAATQGTPGFSCKPPPCTNPQQTPGGQKDGRDYSWSKRTPMFLTFIPIIACVVLIIWLFKSGKRLPVCSTENSEMAPSDMVPTVSISIPLQTLTHAADAQPAREAIPEHESG, from the exons ATGTGGGAGTTTATGGAAAACTCTCAGACAGCGTCAGTGTGTGACACG ATTGTGAAAGCACCTTGTCTCATCTTGAGTCTGTTCACAAGCTTGAATCTCTGCTCTGGAAAATTTGGGACACCCATAACTGATGATGTGAGCAAGCTGTCATTATTG AAGCAAAATATTCCCTCTGATTATGAGATCCCTGTTCATTACATTCCCAAAGAAGTG GCTGGCACGTGCTGGGTGGTGTTGAATATCTATCCTTTGGAGCAGAGTCTTCGGAAGCTAGCCAACATGTTTGGAACCATATCCTCcaacaaagaaaatataattgTCTTCATTGCGATGCTGAAGAGCTTACGTTTCACATTTGACCACGAGGAACTG GAAACAGCGATGCAAGTCTTCCAGTGTCACTATCAGGAAGGGAGCTTAATGTCTGGTCTTTACTTTGACTACATCAGAGATGTTTTACATGCTGCCACTCAAGGAACCCCCGGCTTCTCATGCAAGCCACCACCATGCACTAATCCACAGCAAACACCAG gGGGTCAAAAGGACGGTCGTGACTACAGCTGGTCGAAGAGAACGCCCATGTTTCTGACCTTCATTCCCATCATAGCTTGTGTTGTTCTTATCATATGGCTG ttCAAATCTGGAAAGCGTTTACCAGTTTGCAGTACTGAAAATAGCGAAATGGCACCTTCTGACATGGTCCCAACTGTGTCTATCTCCATCCCACTTCAAACACTCACCCACGCTGCTGATGCTCAGCCAGCGAGGGAGGCGATCCCTGAACACGAAAGTGGATGA